A window of Microcystis aeruginosa FD4 contains these coding sequences:
- a CDS encoding TIGR04283 family arsenosugar biosynthesis glycosyltransferase has product MNYLSIIIPTLNEELRIAATLKQIGAGVEIIVVDGGSTDKTREIAEQLGAKVIISPRKGRAFQMNLGAKIAKGDILLFLHGDTLLPHEFQKQIINTLSQSGIVAAAFELKIDGEEKTLRLVEKLVNWRSRWFSLPYGDQGIFLKAAIFADLGGFPELPIMEDFELIQRLKKRGKIAIVSASVITSARRWQKLGVWKTTLVNQLVIIGYYFKIPPQILKNFYRLWS; this is encoded by the coding sequence ATGAATTATCTTAGTATTATCATTCCTACTCTTAATGAGGAGTTAAGAATTGCAGCAACGTTAAAACAGATAGGTGCAGGAGTAGAAATTATTGTTGTCGATGGGGGAAGTACGGATAAAACTAGAGAAATAGCCGAACAATTGGGAGCTAAAGTAATTATTTCACCCAGAAAAGGTCGTGCATTTCAGATGAATTTAGGAGCAAAAATAGCGAAAGGAGATATTTTGTTATTTCTGCATGGAGATACTTTACTACCCCATGAATTTCAAAAACAAATTATCAATACTTTATCCCAATCTGGGATAGTAGCGGCAGCCTTTGAATTAAAAATTGATGGAGAGGAAAAAACCCTGCGTTTAGTGGAAAAATTAGTTAATTGGCGTTCTCGCTGGTTTTCTCTTCCCTACGGAGATCAAGGAATATTTTTAAAAGCCGCAATCTTTGCCGATTTGGGCGGTTTTCCTGAGTTGCCAATTATGGAAGATTTTGAATTAATACAAAGATTGAAAAAAAGGGGTAAAATAGCCATAGTTTCTGCATCGGTGATTACCTCGGCAAGACGTTGGCAAAAATTAGGAGTCTGGAAAACTACCTTAGTTAATCAATTAGTTATTATTGGTTATTATTTTAAAATTCCGCCGCAAATATTGAAAAATTTTTATCGTTTATGGTCATAA
- a CDS encoding IS607 family transposase — protein MKLSDYAKKTGISYRTAWRWWKQGNLTGYQLPSGTIIITDDNHSKPDLIACIYARVSSAENKDNLDRQADRLKDYAVARGYKIYKVVKEVGSGLDDNRQQLAKILVDPNYNVLIVEHKDRLARFGTNYLEILLKELDKKLEIVNQSEDKQDELMSDLIAIITSFCSRIYGLRRSKRKTEKIIAELKDNG, from the coding sequence ATGAAACTATCAGACTATGCAAAAAAAACAGGAATAAGTTATCGAACGGCTTGGAGGTGGTGGAAACAAGGGAATTTAACAGGCTATCAATTGCCTTCGGGTACAATTATCATAACGGATGACAACCATTCAAAACCCGACTTGATAGCTTGCATTTATGCAAGAGTTTCCAGCGCCGAAAATAAAGACAATCTAGATAGACAAGCTGACCGATTAAAAGATTATGCTGTTGCCAGAGGCTACAAAATCTACAAAGTTGTCAAAGAAGTAGGCAGTGGATTAGACGATAATCGCCAACAATTAGCCAAAATTCTAGTTGACCCCAATTATAATGTTTTAATTGTTGAACACAAAGACCGTCTAGCCAGATTTGGGACTAATTATCTAGAAATCTTGTTAAAAGAACTAGATAAAAAACTGGAAATTGTCAATCAAAGTGAGGATAAGCAAGATGAGTTGATGTCAGATTTAATAGCCATTATTACCTCTTTTTGTTCTCGAATTTACGGATTAAGAAGGTCGAAAAGAAAGACAGAAAAGATTATAGCTGAGTTAAAAGACAACGGATAA
- a CDS encoding dihydrolipoamide acetyltransferase family protein, translating to MIRDIFMPALSSTMTEGKIVSWVKSPGEKVSKGETVLVVESDKADMDVESFYDGYLAVILVAAGQEAPVGEAIAYIAETEEEIELAKAQGKTAAAAPSKPVETPEIAPPPVSIPVATVKENGRLVASPRAKKLAKELKVDLKTLVGSGPHGRITAEDVEKATGKVSTAPAPVITPPQPVSVPVAAPKAPIPASAPVGRTVPLTTLQKAVAQNMSVSLQVPTFQVGYTITTDPLDQLYQQLKSKGVTMTALLAKAVANTLAKHPIVNASYSDAGIQYHGAINVAVAVAMPDGGLITPVLRSANQMDIYSLSRSWKDLVDRARSKQLQPEEYNSGTFTISNLGMFGVDRFTAILPPNQGAILAVGASRPQIVVHNHGLFGVQKQMTVNLTSDHRVIYGSDAASFLQDLAKLIETEVQSLTM from the coding sequence ATGATTCGAGATATCTTCATGCCCGCGCTCAGTTCCACCATGACCGAAGGAAAAATAGTTTCTTGGGTGAAGTCCCCCGGGGAAAAAGTCAGCAAAGGGGAAACGGTGTTAGTGGTCGAATCCGACAAGGCCGACATGGACGTAGAATCGTTTTATGATGGCTATCTCGCTGTAATTTTAGTCGCAGCTGGCCAGGAAGCACCCGTGGGGGAAGCGATCGCCTATATCGCCGAAACTGAAGAGGAAATTGAACTAGCCAAAGCTCAGGGAAAAACCGCCGCTGCCGCCCCTAGCAAGCCCGTAGAGACCCCAGAAATCGCTCCGCCTCCCGTTTCGATCCCCGTCGCCACCGTTAAAGAGAATGGTCGTTTAGTCGCCTCTCCCAGGGCCAAAAAACTGGCTAAAGAATTAAAGGTGGATCTGAAAACCCTAGTGGGTAGCGGTCCCCACGGACGAATTACCGCCGAAGACGTAGAAAAAGCGACAGGAAAAGTCAGCACCGCCCCCGCTCCCGTCATTACTCCCCCGCAACCCGTCAGCGTGCCTGTAGCGGCTCCTAAAGCCCCGATTCCAGCCAGCGCCCCGGTCGGTCGCACTGTTCCCCTCACCACTCTGCAAAAAGCCGTCGCCCAGAATATGTCGGTTAGCTTACAAGTTCCCACCTTCCAAGTGGGCTACACTATCACCACCGACCCACTGGATCAACTCTATCAACAGCTAAAATCCAAGGGTGTCACCATGACGGCCCTGTTAGCAAAAGCAGTAGCCAACACCCTCGCTAAACATCCTATAGTTAATGCCAGCTATAGCGACGCGGGAATCCAATACCACGGGGCGATTAACGTGGCCGTAGCCGTAGCTATGCCCGATGGTGGCTTAATTACGCCGGTTTTGCGCTCTGCTAACCAGATGGATATCTATTCCCTCTCCCGCAGTTGGAAAGATTTAGTCGATCGCGCTCGCAGTAAACAACTGCAACCAGAAGAATACAATAGCGGTACTTTTACCATTTCTAATCTGGGAATGTTCGGAGTCGATCGCTTTACCGCTATCTTACCCCCCAACCAAGGTGCAATCCTGGCCGTGGGCGCTTCCCGTCCCCAAATCGTCGTCCACAATCATGGTTTATTCGGAGTGCAAAAACAGATGACGGTTAATCTCACCAGTGACCACCGAGTCATCTACGGGTCTGATGCAGCCTCCTTCCTGCAAGACTTAGCTAAACTGATCGAAACTGAGGTGCAGTCTTTAACTATGTAA
- a CDS encoding AAA-like domain-containing protein — translation MATNFYHIGGSVPLESPSYIKREADDIVYNYLKNGQYCYVLNSRQMGKSSLWAQTQKRLQEDNIDCATIDLSSSGKNISEDIWYRVLFEQLVKRFDLSIRDKQQAWWNEREYKSPINRLDQFVEEILLKEVSRPIVICFDEIDSVLSLNFSTDAFFAWLRSCHEKRPHNRDYQRLTFCMLGVAAVSNFIQDNYRSPFNIGQDIRLSGFTIRDARKLAEGLQDKVPNPQGVLEEVIEWTGGQPFLTQKICHLISTSRTGFGGESAANPINVGDFIQSQVISNWVSQDSPEHLKTIRNRLLNNRVTGRRMLKLYQEILRNGEIPDDGSPDQIELRLTGLVVQDQQKLKVYNKIYRNVFNETWVTTELNKIPPYIEKYEVWLNSGEDATELLSDQDLEEALKWSENQDLNESEKRFLELSEIAAKRKAQIARQREAYQLAEEKLTPKFEEKQRATLIEETLAWTGGNLELTEIVIRLLIDNKNELQEGQEKPKIEQLIQKNIVENWLQNKAAAHLQKIQNSLLTPDKNVRSTLEIYQDILQGRVLADNKPEKLALQKAELVIKNDEYLEVTNRIYKGVFNVQWVRQELEKLVEVENSPADLTKVLSFLALLGFIGFTFWSFKTPEQTPNVVVTPSPSIPEICTKRDFNIPLEKNIQQLQELKKKQGDQFPDKCATQLDELRLIQQAIGLGTNNFVANVPGREDAFEILCKIPTTSSNFKDAQFWAKRWHNDKAWKSDINKALQDNPKCYKLIE, via the coding sequence ATGGCGACCAATTTTTATCATATTGGAGGCAGCGTCCCCCTAGAGTCACCTAGTTATATCAAGCGGGAAGCAGATGATATAGTTTATAACTATCTAAAAAATGGACAGTATTGCTATGTGTTAAATTCCCGTCAGATGGGAAAATCAAGTTTGTGGGCACAGACACAAAAACGACTGCAAGAGGATAATATTGATTGTGCTACCATTGATTTGAGTAGTTCAGGAAAAAACATATCCGAAGATATTTGGTATCGAGTATTATTTGAGCAACTGGTTAAACGATTTGATCTTTCTATTCGGGACAAACAGCAAGCTTGGTGGAATGAACGAGAGTATAAATCACCTATTAATCGTCTTGATCAATTTGTTGAGGAAATTCTCTTAAAGGAAGTATCCCGACCTATTGTTATCTGTTTCGATGAAATTGATAGCGTTCTGAGTTTAAATTTTTCCACAGATGCTTTCTTTGCTTGGCTGCGTAGCTGTCATGAAAAACGTCCTCATAATAGGGATTACCAACGTCTAACCTTTTGTATGTTAGGGGTAGCGGCAGTTTCTAACTTTATTCAAGATAATTATCGTAGTCCTTTTAATATTGGTCAAGATATTCGATTATCTGGATTTACTATAAGGGATGCCAGAAAACTGGCCGAGGGATTGCAGGACAAAGTTCCCAATCCACAAGGGGTTTTAGAGGAGGTTATAGAATGGACAGGTGGACAACCATTTTTAACTCAAAAAATTTGTCATTTAATCTCCACATCTCGCACTGGATTTGGCGGGGAATCGGCAGCAAACCCGATTAATGTCGGCGATTTTATCCAGTCGCAAGTAATTAGTAACTGGGTATCTCAAGATAGTCCAGAACACCTAAAAACTATTCGGAATCGTTTATTAAATAACCGTGTCACGGGTAGAAGAATGCTGAAGCTTTACCAAGAAATTTTAAGAAATGGTGAAATTCCCGATGATGGTAGTCCCGATCAAATAGAATTACGCTTAACAGGATTGGTAGTTCAAGACCAACAAAAGTTAAAAGTTTATAATAAGATTTATAGAAATGTTTTTAATGAAACTTGGGTGACAACGGAATTAAATAAAATACCTCCATACATTGAAAAGTACGAAGTTTGGTTAAATTCAGGAGAAGATGCCACTGAACTTCTTTCTGATCAAGATTTAGAAGAAGCTTTAAAATGGAGTGAAAATCAAGACCTTAATGAGTCAGAAAAGCGTTTTTTAGAGTTAAGTGAAATCGCCGCCAAACGAAAAGCACAGATAGCACGTCAAAGGGAAGCATATCAACTTGCTGAAGAAAAATTAACACCCAAATTTGAGGAGAAGCAACGAGCAACTTTAATTGAGGAAACTCTAGCTTGGACGGGTGGTAACTTGGAGTTAACAGAAATAGTTATTCGTTTGCTAATCGACAATAAAAATGAGTTGCAGGAAGGACAAGAAAAACCAAAAATTGAACAATTGATTCAGAAAAATATTGTAGAAAATTGGTTACAAAATAAAGCGGCAGCCCATCTCCAGAAAATACAAAACAGTCTCTTAACTCCTGATAAAAATGTTAGGTCAACATTAGAAATATATCAAGATATTTTGCAGGGGAGAGTCTTGGCTGATAATAAACCGGAAAAATTGGCACTTCAGAAAGCAGAATTAGTGATTAAAAATGATGAGTATCTAGAAGTGACCAATCGAATTTATAAAGGGGTCTTTAATGTTCAATGGGTTAGACAAGAACTAGAAAAATTAGTTGAGGTGGAAAATTCTCCTGCTGATTTAACTAAAGTGTTATCTTTCTTGGCACTATTAGGTTTTATTGGATTTACTTTCTGGTCATTCAAGACTCCTGAACAGACTCCTAATGTCGTGGTGACACCTTCACCTAGTATTCCAGAAATTTGTACTAAACGAGATTTTAATATTCCCTTAGAAAAGAATATTCAACAACTGCAAGAATTGAAAAAGAAACAAGGTGATCAGTTTCCTGACAAGTGTGCGACTCAATTAGATGAATTAAGGTTAATTCAGCAAGCAATAGGACTGGGTACCAATAATTTTGTGGCTAATGTACCGGGTAGAGAAGATGCTTTTGAAATTTTGTGCAAAATCCCCACAACGTCTAGCAACTTTAAAGACGCTCAATTTTGGGCAAAACGTTGGCATAACGACAAAGCTTGGAAATCGGATATCAATAAAGCTTTGCAAGATAATCCAAAGTGCTACAAACTTATTGAATAA
- a CDS encoding HhoA/HhoB/HtrA family serine endopeptidase: MKLPGLRRTITHALATFLGIMLGFSSLAAVNAQNLPSAAADLAIIPPEMTAESFVAKAVARTGAAVVRIDTEAVITRPHSPFFDDPFFQEFFGEQFRLPTQQRVAGQGSGFIIDGSGLILTNAHVVDNADKVTVTLKDGRSFKGEVRGTDEITDLAVVKINPQGEKLPIAVLGNSASIQVGDWAIAVGNPVGLDNTVTLGIISTIGRSAAKVGIPDKRIDFIQTDAAINPGNSGGPLLNAQGEVIGINTAIRADAMGIGFAIPIDRAKQLQATLEAGQKVAHPYIGVQMVNLTPDLARANNQNPNSSMIVPEVSGILVVKVLPNTPAEKAGIRRGDVIVKANNQLVSDGGELQEMVEKTGIGQSLPLRIRRGERAIDLTVITAQMSNQ; encoded by the coding sequence ATGAAACTTCCTGGGTTACGGCGAACTATTACCCACGCTTTGGCAACTTTTCTAGGAATTATGCTCGGTTTTAGCAGTTTAGCGGCGGTAAATGCTCAAAATCTGCCCAGCGCTGCCGCTGATCTGGCCATAATTCCCCCAGAGATGACGGCGGAAAGTTTTGTCGCTAAGGCAGTGGCGCGCACAGGTGCGGCAGTGGTGCGAATTGACACCGAAGCGGTCATTACTCGTCCCCATAGCCCCTTTTTTGATGATCCTTTTTTTCAGGAGTTTTTTGGGGAACAATTTCGTCTTCCCACCCAGCAGCGAGTGGCTGGCCAGGGATCGGGTTTTATTATCGATGGCAGTGGCTTAATCTTAACTAATGCCCATGTGGTCGATAATGCCGATAAGGTAACGGTGACATTAAAAGATGGTCGTAGCTTCAAAGGAGAAGTACGCGGTACTGATGAGATCACTGATTTAGCCGTGGTGAAAATTAATCCCCAAGGGGAAAAATTACCTATAGCCGTCCTGGGCAATTCCGCATCCATACAAGTGGGGGACTGGGCGATCGCAGTAGGAAATCCCGTCGGTCTAGATAATACGGTAACTTTAGGAATTATTAGCACGATCGGGCGCTCGGCGGCTAAGGTGGGTATTCCCGATAAACGCATTGATTTTATCCAAACCGATGCCGCTATTAACCCGGGTAATTCCGGCGGTCCTTTACTCAACGCCCAAGGGGAAGTCATCGGCATCAATACGGCGATTCGTGCCGATGCCATGGGGATCGGTTTTGCCATTCCCATCGATCGGGCCAAGCAGTTACAAGCGACCCTAGAAGCAGGTCAAAAGGTGGCCCATCCCTATATCGGTGTACAGATGGTTAATCTAACTCCCGATTTAGCCCGGGCTAATAATCAAAACCCCAATTCTTCGATGATCGTGCCGGAAGTGTCGGGAATTTTGGTGGTGAAAGTCCTACCCAATACCCCCGCCGAAAAAGCCGGTATCCGTCGCGGGGATGTGATTGTTAAAGCTAATAATCAACTGGTTAGCGATGGCGGTGAGTTACAGGAAATGGTCGAAAAAACTGGGATTGGTCAATCTTTACCCCTAAGAATCAGAAGGGGTGAAAGGGCGATCGATCTCACCGTAATCACCGCCCAAATGTCGAATCAGTAA
- a CDS encoding CoA-binding protein: protein MPNIKGDDGALKTIFSNSKIIAVVGHSEKSSRASYQVAKFLQAVGYRVYPVNPLVKQIDGQSCYPSLEAIPEPVDIVNVFRHPDYLPEIVESAIAIQAATLWTQLKIYHPVAEKKAIEAGLNVIMDACIQIEYQRLFA from the coding sequence ATGCCGAATATTAAAGGAGACGATGGTGCGCTCAAAACCATTTTCAGCAATAGTAAAATTATCGCAGTGGTCGGGCATTCCGAGAAATCGAGCCGCGCCAGTTATCAGGTGGCCAAATTCCTGCAAGCGGTGGGTTATCGAGTCTATCCTGTCAATCCTCTGGTCAAGCAAATTGACGGTCAAAGCTGCTATCCTTCTCTAGAGGCTATCCCTGAACCCGTGGATATTGTTAACGTTTTTCGTCATCCTGATTATCTACCCGAAATTGTCGAGTCAGCTATTGCTATTCAGGCTGCTACTCTTTGGACACAATTGAAAATTTATCACCCAGTTGCGGAAAAAAAAGCGATCGAGGCGGGTTTAAATGTGATTATGGACGCTTGTATCCAGATAGAATATCAGCGTTTATTTGCCTAA
- a CDS encoding CPBP family intramembrane glutamic endopeptidase: MNKRLRVIATYPVPLRLGIFILLLLFLWLPIALPLYHFFATNANLVSILTLSVLYLEFLGLSHWWGRIIYGDEGLADYGLIWRRKTPIELINGLAIGLFFTFSLFLSQAFLGWLNFLPANPQISKIILEGFLVALAVGFAEELLFRGWLLGELEKDYRPAIALVISALIFALAHFIKPLAEIIRTFPQFPALVLLGLILGWAKRACGGNLGKSIGLHAGLIWAYYILNVGQLIKYTGTVPDWLTGIDKNPLAGVMGLLFLTILALWIRKKAVLSER, encoded by the coding sequence ATGAATAAAAGATTGCGGGTAATTGCCACTTACCCAGTCCCCCTGCGACTGGGAATTTTTATTTTGCTCCTACTTTTTCTCTGGTTGCCGATCGCACTTCCCCTCTATCACTTTTTTGCCACTAATGCTAATCTGGTCTCAATTTTGACCCTTTCTGTCCTCTATCTGGAATTTTTGGGATTATCCCATTGGTGGGGACGGATAATTTATGGCGATGAGGGATTAGCCGATTATGGGTTGATTTGGCGAAGAAAAACGCCGATCGAGTTAATTAACGGCTTGGCGATCGGTTTATTTTTCACTTTCTCGCTTTTTCTGTCCCAAGCGTTCCTAGGTTGGTTAAATTTCTTACCCGCAAATCCCCAGATCAGCAAAATCATCCTGGAGGGGTTTTTAGTTGCTTTAGCGGTGGGTTTTGCCGAAGAATTGCTATTTCGGGGCTGGTTACTGGGAGAATTAGAAAAGGATTATCGTCCCGCTATCGCTCTAGTGATTAGTGCCTTAATTTTCGCGCTTGCTCACTTTATTAAACCTTTAGCCGAAATTATCCGCACTTTTCCCCAATTTCCTGCCTTAGTCTTGCTAGGATTAATTCTCGGTTGGGCAAAACGCGCCTGTGGTGGTAATTTGGGTAAAAGTATCGGTCTGCACGCGGGTTTAATCTGGGCATACTATATATTAAATGTGGGTCAGTTAATTAAATACACGGGTACTGTTCCCGATTGGTTAACTGGAATCGATAAAAATCCTTTAGCGGGAGTGATGGGTTTACTTTTCCTGACAATTCTCGCTCTCTGGATCAGAAAAAAAGCAGTTTTGAGTGAACGATAA
- a CDS encoding AAA-like domain-containing protein, with product MGRSLKVKSEYIPRVKQAVRRNGYASQQLLAEELGFARSTLNLFLNGKSISNLNFYEICQKLALDYREIADWDELEETPAAMSEDEGENRAADFSKYVERPPVEQLCLETVLQAGSLLRIKSAKGMGKTLLVDRILSQVDKRQYKTVSLSFLQASKGILGDLDRLLSWFALIISKKLGLAALFQEKWQEGLGIYSCTAYFEDHLLRKLDKPLILVLEAIDSLFAYASVADDFLSLFRLWHEEAKNNNTWQKLHLIITYSTENYVPADLNKSPLNVGTEILLPDFTLEQVLTLANKYQANLGKDELQRIINLVGGHPYLIQKAIYAITQKQLSLADFEQTAATEAGIYGDHLRGHLLNLQEHPNLAAGMKKVVESSSPVDLGATINWQLHSLGLVTFVQNAVQPRYPLYSDYFRYRLSA from the coding sequence ATGGGGCGATCGCTTAAAGTAAAATCAGAATATATCCCTAGAGTCAAACAAGCAGTTAGACGCAATGGTTACGCAAGTCAACAGCTGCTTGCTGAGGAGTTAGGATTCGCAAGATCGACTCTTAACCTTTTTCTTAACGGTAAATCGATTAGCAATCTCAATTTTTATGAAATTTGTCAAAAATTAGCCCTTGATTATCGAGAAATCGCTGACTGGGATGAGTTGGAGGAAACACCGGCTGCCATGTCTGAGGATGAGGGAGAAAACCGGGCTGCGGATTTTTCCAAGTATGTTGAACGTCCTCCAGTGGAACAGCTTTGTCTGGAGACGGTGCTTCAAGCAGGTTCATTGTTGCGGATTAAATCGGCCAAGGGGATGGGTAAAACCCTATTAGTCGATAGAATTTTGAGTCAAGTTGACAAAAGACAGTATAAAACCGTCAGTTTGAGTTTTTTACAAGCAAGTAAAGGAATTCTCGGCGATTTAGATCGATTGCTCTCTTGGTTTGCTTTGATTATTTCCAAGAAATTAGGGTTAGCAGCTCTCTTTCAGGAAAAATGGCAAGAAGGATTAGGAATTTATAGCTGTACTGCCTATTTTGAAGACCATTTGCTCAGAAAGCTGGATAAACCCCTAATTTTAGTTTTAGAGGCGATAGATAGTCTCTTTGCCTATGCAAGCGTTGCCGACGATTTCCTTAGTTTATTTCGTCTTTGGCACGAGGAGGCAAAAAATAATAATACTTGGCAAAAGTTACACTTAATTATCACCTATTCCACAGAAAATTATGTTCCTGCTGACCTAAATAAATCTCCTTTGAATGTAGGAACAGAAATCCTGTTACCTGATTTTACTCTAGAACAGGTCTTGACTTTAGCTAATAAATATCAGGCTAACTTGGGAAAAGATGAACTGCAAAGAATAATTAATCTTGTCGGGGGACATCCCTATTTAATCCAAAAAGCGATTTATGCAATTACCCAAAAACAACTGTCTTTAGCAGATTTTGAACAGACAGCAGCCACGGAAGCGGGAATTTATGGGGATCATTTACGAGGACATTTGCTAAACTTACAAGAACATCCAAACCTAGCAGCAGGAATGAAAAAGGTTGTAGAGTCGTCTTCTCCCGTTGATTTAGGTGCAACAATTAATTGGCAACTTCATAGTTTAGGGTTAGTAACCTTTGTGCAGAATGCTGTTCAACCCCGTTATCCACTATACAGCGACTATTTTAGGTATCGCTTATCCGCCTAA
- a CDS encoding PRC-barrel domain-containing protein: MITENSRLRSEFLNTQVITRNTGKKLGVVKDILVDIDQREVVALGLRDNILSLSGMPQYMYLSSISQTGDVILVEDDNVLESVDIDAYTPLIGSEVITETGEPLGKVRDYQFDPLSGQLHSIIIASLGLPLIPEQLISTYEIAIEEVVSSGPNRLIVFEGAEERLTQVSVGVLERLGIGRPPWEREEEEAYYTPAARPENQLGTGIPLRTPVEAAKPVEERWSEDEWEKEPLRATPPPPKRAEARYYEEEYEEEEDNWGEARSERAESFSRPQYDDYEDKAEDDMWDDDVEPDYNPPRINITEKKKERIPEYEDG, translated from the coding sequence ATGATCACAGAGAATAGTCGCTTACGTTCAGAATTTTTAAATACACAGGTTATCACTCGCAATACAGGCAAAAAACTCGGCGTTGTTAAAGATATCCTAGTAGATATCGATCAACGAGAAGTAGTTGCCCTCGGACTCCGCGATAATATCCTCTCCCTGTCGGGAATGCCTCAATATATGTATTTATCCAGCATCAGTCAGACAGGAGACGTGATTCTGGTTGAAGATGATAACGTCTTGGAATCCGTCGATATCGATGCTTATACTCCCTTAATCGGTAGTGAAGTGATCACGGAAACCGGCGAACCTTTAGGCAAAGTCCGTGATTATCAATTCGATCCCCTTAGTGGTCAATTACATTCTATTATCATCGCTTCCCTGGGATTACCTCTTATCCCTGAACAATTGATCAGTACCTACGAAATTGCCATTGAAGAAGTGGTTAGCAGCGGTCCCAATCGCTTAATCGTCTTTGAAGGGGCCGAAGAACGTCTCACCCAAGTTAGTGTGGGAGTTTTGGAACGTTTGGGTATTGGTCGTCCCCCCTGGGAAAGGGAAGAAGAAGAAGCTTATTATACTCCCGCTGCTCGTCCGGAAAATCAGTTAGGTACGGGTATTCCCCTCCGCACTCCCGTTGAGGCCGCTAAACCCGTGGAAGAACGCTGGAGTGAGGACGAATGGGAAAAAGAACCCCTGCGCGCCACTCCCCCACCGCCAAAACGGGCCGAAGCTCGTTATTATGAGGAAGAATACGAGGAAGAAGAAGATAACTGGGGAGAAGCTCGCTCAGAACGCGCAGAAAGCTTTTCTCGTCCTCAGTACGACGATTACGAAGATAAGGCCGAGGATGATATGTGGGATGATGACGTGGAACCGGATTACAATCCCCCCCGCATCAATATTACCGAGAAGAAAAAAGAGAGAATCCCCGAATACGAAGACGGTTAA
- a CDS encoding PEP-CTERM sorting domain-containing protein, with the protein MRGGGKHYLLVAGATLAILAPFQAAQAVIIDFQSLEQNNSDVNYAGFTYTEDGFTLDNLSTSEPFAFFGTQESRYPGSTALFNNEIDGITRLTQNGGGLFDLNSIQLTSILGDDSVTVNFTGTKADSSTVTQAFTTDAILSTLETFTFNSSFTNLVSVEWIQASPFHQFDNINVTPVPEPSAILGLLSLGLLGIGSRFKQKR; encoded by the coding sequence ATGCGGGGGGGGGGTAAGCATTACTTATTAGTGGCAGGGGCAACTCTAGCCATCCTAGCTCCTTTCCAAGCCGCCCAAGCTGTAATTATCGATTTTCAAAGCTTAGAACAAAATAACTCAGACGTTAATTATGCCGGTTTTACCTATACCGAAGACGGTTTTACCCTAGATAACCTGTCTACTTCTGAGCCCTTTGCATTTTTTGGCACTCAGGAATCTCGTTACCCCGGTTCCACCGCCTTATTCAATAATGAGATTGATGGAATCACCAGATTAACCCAAAATGGCGGAGGCTTATTTGACTTAAATTCTATTCAACTAACTAGCATCCTTGGTGATGATAGTGTGACTGTCAATTTTACAGGAACAAAAGCCGATTCTAGTACCGTTACCCAAGCTTTTACTACCGATGCAATTCTCAGTACCCTAGAAACTTTTACCTTTAATTCTAGCTTCACTAATTTAGTATCTGTTGAATGGATTCAGGCATCCCCGTTTCATCAGTTTGATAACATCAATGTCACGCCGGTTCCCGAACCTTCAGCAATTTTAGGATTATTAAGTCTAGGACTTTTGGGCATCGGTTCTCGATTCAAACAAAAACGATAA